From one Geoalkalibacter halelectricus genomic stretch:
- a CDS encoding rod shape-determining protein encodes MFNLFNSIFGLFSNDLAIDLGTANTLVYLRGKGIVVCEPSVVAVQKDGVGQRRVLAVGMEAKKMLGRTPGSIVAIRPMKDGVIADFDITQEMLRYFIQKVHNRKTLVRPRIVICVPSGITQVEKRAVKESAESAGAREVYLIEEPMAAAIGAGLPITEASGNMIVDIGGGTTEVAVISLAGIVYAKSVRVGGDKIDEALVQYLKRKYNLLIGERTAEQIKIEIGSAYPDPDGQVHTMEVKGRDLVSGIPKTLEVDSSEVREALSETVNAIVEAVRIALERTPPELAADIVDKGIILAGGGANLRNLDILLREETGLPVVIAEDPLSCVVLGSGKVLDELDLLKRVTVSS; translated from the coding sequence ATGTTTAACCTGTTCAACTCGATTTTTGGGCTTTTCTCCAACGATCTGGCCATCGACCTGGGCACGGCGAACACCTTGGTCTATTTGCGCGGCAAGGGCATCGTGGTTTGCGAACCGTCGGTGGTGGCGGTGCAGAAGGACGGTGTGGGGCAGCGCCGTGTGCTCGCCGTGGGGATGGAAGCCAAGAAGATGCTCGGCCGCACGCCGGGCAGCATTGTCGCCATTCGCCCCATGAAGGATGGGGTCATCGCCGACTTCGACATCACCCAGGAGATGTTGCGTTATTTCATCCAAAAAGTGCATAATCGTAAGACCCTGGTGCGTCCACGGATCGTGATCTGCGTGCCCTCGGGAATTACTCAGGTGGAAAAGCGCGCGGTCAAGGAATCGGCCGAGTCAGCCGGTGCGCGTGAGGTCTATTTGATTGAAGAACCCATGGCCGCCGCCATCGGGGCGGGCTTGCCCATCACCGAGGCCTCGGGCAACATGATTGTCGACATCGGCGGCGGAACCACCGAGGTGGCGGTTATTTCCCTGGCCGGCATCGTCTACGCGAAAAGCGTTCGCGTCGGCGGCGATAAGATCGATGAAGCCCTGGTTCAGTACCTCAAGCGCAAGTACAATCTGCTGATCGGTGAACGTACCGCCGAACAGATCAAGATCGAAATCGGCAGCGCCTATCCTGATCCCGACGGTCAGGTTCATACCATGGAGGTCAAGGGGCGCGATCTGGTCAGCGGCATCCCCAAGACCCTGGAGGTTGATTCCAGCGAGGTGCGCGAGGCGTTGTCCGAAACGGTGAACGCCATCGTCGAGGCGGTTCGCATCGCGTTGGAGCGAACCCCGCCGGAGCTTGCCGCCGACATCGTCGATAAGGGAATCATCCTGGCCGGTGGTGGGGCCAACCTGCGCAACCTCGACATTTTGTTGCGCGAGGAAACCGGCTTGCCGGTGGTGATCGCCGAAGATCCCCTGTCCTGCGTGGTTCTCGGCTCGGGCAAGGTGCTTGATGAGCTTGATCTGCTCAAACGGGTCACAGTATCTTCCTGA
- the mreC gene encoding rod shape-determining protein MreC yields MRELLRKYRPLLLGTCLVLAALLLYSNNLRRKDHTSVFEQMALIVTAPLLKGIDQLVAQTQALWGNYVWLVEAAQENAQLREENFLLKAELENLREIRLANERLRQLLEFKDELVLSAVPARVIAVDASSWSRTVLLDKGTRSGVREGMAVVTAAGVVGRVIKAAPGESRVLLITDAASAVATLVQRTRTRGVCRGRGDMLTLDFALRQEDIQVGDRLVTSGTGGVFPKGLLVGEVVRVTRGDYGLFQTVEVAPAADFSRLEEVLVLVEEQP; encoded by the coding sequence TTGCGCGAGCTGCTGAGAAAATATCGCCCCTTGCTGCTGGGCACCTGCCTGGTTCTTGCCGCGTTGCTCCTTTACAGCAACAATCTACGCCGTAAGGATCATACCAGCGTCTTCGAGCAAATGGCGCTGATCGTCACGGCTCCGCTTCTCAAGGGCATTGACCAACTGGTTGCCCAGACCCAGGCCCTATGGGGCAATTATGTGTGGCTGGTCGAGGCGGCCCAGGAAAACGCCCAATTGCGCGAGGAGAATTTTCTCCTGAAGGCCGAACTGGAAAATCTGCGGGAAATCCGCTTGGCCAACGAGCGGTTGCGGCAATTGCTCGAATTCAAGGATGAGCTGGTCCTGTCGGCGGTTCCCGCCCGCGTCATCGCGGTCGACGCGTCGAGTTGGTCGCGCACGGTATTGCTGGATAAGGGCACGCGTTCCGGGGTTCGGGAAGGAATGGCCGTGGTGACCGCTGCCGGCGTGGTGGGGCGCGTGATCAAAGCCGCTCCGGGTGAGTCGCGGGTTCTGCTGATTACCGATGCCGCCTCCGCCGTGGCGACCCTGGTGCAGCGCACCCGCACGCGCGGCGTGTGCCGCGGACGCGGCGATATGCTGACTCTTGATTTTGCCCTGCGTCAGGAAGACATCCAGGTGGGGGATCGCCTGGTGACCTCGGGGACCGGCGGTGTTTTCCCCAAGGGGCTGCTGGTGGGAGAGGTGGTTCGGGTGACGCGGGGGGATTACGGTTTGTTTCAAACCGTGGAAGTAGCGCCGGCGGCTGATTTCTCCCGGTTGGAAGAGGTGCTTGTCCTGGTGGAGGAGCAGCCGTGA
- the mreD gene encoding rod shape-determining protein MreD, translated as MRPALGFFLAGLVCAILQAGIFPRFLPVFARPDLFILLLVCLSLSQDTLRGAFIAWGLGAIKDVFSGQTLGLYGFVFLITFFFIKGTERRLNTESSLLLVFLVFAGVLIEGGLAAATLLILDDVGRGWQIILRHIPAQALVSSGVAWVLLLLAFWLQRRTGLRQIIPGLR; from the coding sequence GTGAGGCCGGCATTGGGGTTTTTCCTGGCGGGGCTTGTCTGTGCCATTCTTCAGGCCGGAATTTTCCCGCGTTTTCTGCCGGTTTTCGCGCGGCCCGATCTTTTCATCCTGCTCCTGGTCTGCCTCAGCCTCAGTCAGGATACCCTGCGCGGGGCCTTTATCGCCTGGGGCCTGGGTGCGATCAAGGATGTCTTTAGTGGTCAGACCCTGGGGCTGTACGGATTTGTTTTTCTGATCACCTTCTTTTTCATCAAGGGTACCGAACGGCGTCTGAACACCGAGAGTTCCCTGCTGCTGGTCTTTTTGGTTTTTGCCGGCGTCCTGATCGAGGGGGGACTGGCCGCGGCGACCCTGCTCATTCTGGATGACGTCGGTCGCGGCTGGCAGATCATTTTGCGCCACATTCCCGCGCAAGCTCTGGTGAGCTCAGGCGTCGCCTGGGTTTTGCTGCTGCTGGCCTTTTGGCTGCAGCGGCGTACCGGGCTGCGCCAGATCATTCCCGGTTTGCGGTGA
- the mrdA gene encoding penicillin-binding protein 2 yields MNPNSAWSDKPDLTKRFLALLLVAVAVFLLLLLRLWNLQVINAERYQALSERNRIRYMPIAAPRGPIYDRDGHLLVDNRPAFGVSVMRQDVDDRDRLLERLSVYLEADREQLEGRLTAGRRFPFYRPVPLADDVSRDLLERVQENSLDLHGVLIEVQPLRSYPYEEAAAHIFGYLGEITDRELARFQGRGYRPGDFVGKTGMEQTLESYLRGTAGQRLVEVDVLGKELRVLQVQDPVPGNKVYLTLRRDVQLAAERALRGHAGSAVALDVRTGEVLALASLPSFNPALFARGISGSEWLELLQNPRHPLQNKAIKGQYPPASTFKIVTALAALRAGVATPNTRVECTGRFTLGNHEFRCWKRTGHGVTDLRKAMRESCDVWFYKVGLDLGIDRLAEMGQEFGLGQSLGIELAGEKEGLMPTRAWKRQRMGAPWYDGETVIAAIGQGFVLTTPLQLAVLTAAVANGGELLQPQLVKRVEGWDGQVFREARPEIIRKIDFGDGNLAAVRRSLEAAVNEPQATGRASRLESVRVAGKTGTAQVVRLRDEHRDRTVKETPYRFRDHALFVAYAPADDPEIAVAVVVEHGQSGGGTAAPIARAMLEAYFGLPVTEPAAPAGFYGD; encoded by the coding sequence ATGAATCCCAATTCCGCCTGGTCCGACAAGCCCGATTTGACCAAACGCTTTCTGGCCCTGCTGCTGGTGGCGGTGGCGGTCTTTTTGCTGCTGTTGCTGCGCCTGTGGAATCTCCAGGTCATCAATGCCGAGCGGTATCAGGCGCTTTCCGAGCGTAACCGCATCCGCTACATGCCCATCGCCGCTCCGCGCGGCCCCATCTATGATCGCGACGGACACCTGCTGGTCGATAACCGGCCGGCTTTCGGTGTATCGGTTATGCGCCAGGACGTGGATGACCGGGACCGGCTGCTGGAACGGCTGTCGGTGTATCTGGAGGCCGATCGGGAGCAGCTTGAGGGCCGCTTGACCGCCGGCAGAAGGTTTCCCTTCTACCGCCCCGTCCCCCTGGCCGACGACGTCAGCCGTGATCTGCTGGAACGGGTCCAGGAGAACTCTCTTGACCTGCACGGTGTGCTGATTGAAGTCCAGCCCCTGCGATCTTATCCCTACGAGGAGGCCGCCGCGCATATCTTCGGCTACCTGGGTGAGATCACGGACCGTGAGCTGGCACGATTTCAGGGCCGAGGATATCGGCCCGGCGATTTTGTCGGCAAAACCGGCATGGAGCAGACCCTGGAGAGCTATCTTCGCGGCACCGCAGGGCAGCGCCTGGTCGAGGTCGATGTGTTGGGCAAGGAACTGCGGGTCTTGCAGGTCCAGGATCCTGTTCCCGGCAACAAGGTCTATTTGACTTTGCGGCGCGATGTGCAACTTGCCGCGGAGCGCGCCCTGCGTGGCCACGCCGGCTCGGCGGTGGCACTTGACGTACGTACCGGCGAGGTGTTGGCCCTGGCCAGCCTGCCGTCCTTCAACCCCGCTTTGTTTGCCCGCGGCATCTCGGGCTCCGAGTGGCTCGAACTGCTGCAAAATCCCCGCCATCCCCTGCAGAATAAGGCCATCAAAGGGCAGTACCCGCCCGCTTCGACCTTTAAGATCGTAACCGCCTTGGCCGCCTTGCGCGCCGGCGTTGCGACCCCCAATACCCGTGTTGAGTGTACCGGCCGCTTCACTTTGGGCAACCATGAATTTCGCTGCTGGAAGAGAACCGGCCATGGGGTGACCGACTTGCGCAAGGCCATGCGTGAGAGCTGCGACGTTTGGTTTTACAAGGTCGGCTTGGATCTCGGCATCGATCGCCTGGCCGAAATGGGTCAGGAGTTCGGCTTGGGGCAATCCCTTGGCATCGAATTGGCCGGCGAGAAAGAGGGCCTTATGCCGACGCGCGCCTGGAAACGTCAGCGCATGGGCGCGCCCTGGTACGATGGGGAAACTGTGATTGCCGCCATAGGGCAGGGCTTTGTGCTCACGACGCCCTTGCAACTGGCGGTATTGACGGCGGCCGTAGCCAATGGTGGCGAGTTGCTGCAACCGCAGTTGGTCAAGCGCGTCGAAGGTTGGGACGGACAGGTTTTTCGCGAAGCCCGGCCCGAGATCATTCGCAAGATTGATTTCGGTGACGGGAACCTGGCGGCGGTGCGCCGCAGCCTGGAGGCCGCGGTCAATGAGCCTCAGGCCACCGGGCGCGCCAGTCGTCTTGAATCGGTGCGTGTGGCGGGCAAGACCGGGACTGCGCAGGTGGTGAGGCTGCGCGATGAGCACCGCGACAGGACGGTCAAGGAGACGCCCTATCGTTTTCGTGACCACGCCCTGTTTGTCGCTTATGCGCCGGCCGACGACCCGGAAATCGCCGTGGCGGTCGTGGTTGAACACGGCCAGTCCGGGGGAGGGACCGCGGCACCCATCGCTCGCGCCATGCTTGAGGCGTATTTCGGCCTGCCGGTGACCGAACCCGCGGCTCCGGCCGGTTTCTACGGGGATTGA
- the rodA gene encoding rod shape-determining protein RodA translates to MFDRRLLLNFDWTLLLTVCALALIGTASLHSATSGWSGGGTPLYLKQLSWFGIGLVLALLICCFDYRHLEHLGFHFFAINLALLVAVLLFGKTTMGATRWLDLGFFNLQPSEIMKVVIIITFARYFSRNGHFRGHTLRELLVPFALLVVPVVLVLKQPDLGTALLILFIAVVMVLFAGISRGVLVLLILLAMLGAGSGWFMLHDYQKERIYTFLNPERDPLGSGYHIIQSKIAIGSGGTLGKGFMQGTQSQLSFLPERHTDFAFSVFAEEWGFAGCLLLLLLYLFLIVWGISIARRAADRFGMFLAVGVTAMLFWHIVVNLGMVIGLLPVVGVPLPLFSYGGTSMVTTMIGAGLLLNVSMRRFMF, encoded by the coding sequence ATGTTTGATCGACGCTTGCTGCTTAATTTTGACTGGACCCTGCTTCTGACGGTCTGCGCCCTGGCTCTGATCGGCACCGCGAGCCTGCACAGCGCCACCTCGGGATGGAGCGGCGGGGGCACGCCCCTGTACCTCAAGCAATTGTCCTGGTTCGGGATCGGGCTGGTGCTGGCCTTGCTGATCTGCTGCTTTGACTACCGCCATCTCGAGCACCTGGGATTTCACTTTTTTGCCATCAATCTGGCGCTGCTCGTTGCGGTGCTGCTGTTCGGCAAGACCACCATGGGGGCGACCCGCTGGTTGGATCTCGGGTTTTTCAACCTGCAGCCAAGCGAGATCATGAAGGTGGTGATTATCATCACCTTCGCCCGCTATTTCAGCCGCAATGGGCACTTTCGCGGCCACACCCTGCGCGAGTTGCTGGTGCCCTTCGCGCTGCTGGTCGTGCCGGTGGTTCTGGTCCTGAAGCAACCCGATCTGGGGACCGCGCTGCTCATTCTGTTCATCGCCGTGGTCATGGTCCTGTTCGCCGGCATCAGCCGCGGCGTTCTGGTGCTGCTGATCCTGTTGGCGATGCTGGGCGCCGGCAGCGGCTGGTTCATGCTCCACGATTACCAGAAGGAGCGGATCTACACCTTTCTCAACCCCGAACGCGATCCCCTTGGGTCGGGATACCACATCATCCAATCAAAGATCGCCATCGGTTCGGGCGGCACTCTCGGCAAGGGCTTCATGCAGGGAACCCAATCCCAGCTCTCCTTTCTTCCCGAGCGGCACACCGATTTTGCCTTCTCGGTGTTCGCCGAGGAATGGGGTTTTGCCGGCTGTCTGCTGCTGTTGCTGCTCTACCTTTTTTTGATTGTCTGGGGGATTTCCATCGCGCGGCGCGCGGCGGATCGCTTCGGAATGTTTCTCGCCGTTGGGGTGACCGCCATGCTGTTCTGGCATATCGTGGTCAACCTCGGCATGGTGATCGGACTGCTGCCGGTGGTCGGGGTGCCCCTGCCGCTATTTTCCTACGGGGGCACCAGCATGGTGACGACCATGATCGGCGCGGGCTTGCTGCTCAACGTCAGTATGCGCCGCTTTATGTTTTAG
- the amrS gene encoding AmmeMemoRadiSam system radical SAM enzyme yields MKEAMFWEKAGDHQVRCGLCRFRCLIAEGRRGVCGVRENRAGILYTLVYGRSVAENVDPIEKKPLFHFHPGSLSYSVATVGCNFRCLHCQNHQISQVAHDSGVELTGHPLPPAEIVRRAKQSGCRSIAYTYTEPTIFFEYAYDTAVLARREGIKNVFVTNGYTTAQALAAIAPYLDGANVDLKGFSENFYREVVGATLAGVLDTLKEYRRLGIWIEVTTLLIPGRNDQPGELRKLANFIAKELGVDTPWHVTAFYPTYKLTDAPPTPAQTLRLARKIGLEAGLRYVYTGNIPGEQGESTFCSGCGELLFERRGFRLGRMNLNEGRCRSCATPVAGVGLSSS; encoded by the coding sequence ATGAAGGAGGCTATGTTCTGGGAAAAGGCCGGCGACCACCAGGTGCGCTGCGGCCTGTGTCGCTTTCGCTGCTTGATTGCCGAGGGCCGGCGCGGCGTGTGCGGGGTGCGCGAAAACCGCGCGGGGATACTCTACACCCTGGTCTATGGCCGCAGCGTCGCCGAAAATGTCGATCCCATCGAGAAAAAGCCCCTGTTTCATTTCCATCCTGGCTCCCTGAGCTATTCGGTGGCCACCGTCGGCTGCAATTTCCGCTGTCTGCATTGCCAGAACCATCAGATCTCCCAGGTTGCGCATGATTCCGGCGTCGAACTCACGGGTCATCCCCTGCCGCCGGCGGAGATCGTGCGCCGCGCCAAGCAAAGCGGCTGTCGCAGCATCGCCTATACCTACACCGAGCCCACCATATTCTTCGAATATGCCTATGACACCGCGGTTCTGGCCCGGCGCGAGGGCATCAAGAACGTCTTCGTCACCAACGGCTACACCACTGCGCAGGCCCTGGCCGCCATCGCCCCCTACCTCGATGGTGCCAACGTCGATCTAAAGGGCTTTTCCGAGAACTTTTATCGTGAGGTGGTGGGGGCGACCCTGGCCGGCGTCCTCGACACGCTCAAGGAATACCGGCGCCTGGGCATCTGGATCGAGGTGACGACGCTGCTCATCCCGGGTCGCAACGATCAGCCCGGTGAGTTGCGCAAGCTGGCCAACTTCATCGCCAAGGAATTGGGGGTGGACACTCCCTGGCACGTGACCGCCTTTTATCCCACCTATAAACTCACCGACGCGCCGCCGACCCCCGCGCAAACCCTGCGCCTGGCGCGAAAAATCGGTCTGGAGGCGGGATTGCGTTATGTCTATACGGGGAATATTCCGGGCGAGCAGGGCGAGAGCACCTTCTGCTCGGGGTGCGGTGAACTGCTTTTCGAGCGGCGCGGTTTTCGTCTGGGACGGATGAATCTGAACGAAGGGCGTTGCAGGAGTTGCGCAACCCCCGTGGCCGGCGTTGGGTTGTCGTCTTCATGA
- a CDS encoding replication-associated recombination protein A, translating to MELFEHGARNAADAPLAERMRPRNLTEVVGQQHLLAEGKLLRRLIETDQIASVIFWGPPGTGKTTLAQVIANSTRSRFVSFSAVLQGVKEVREIVARAREEKAFHGLQTLLFVDEIHRFNKAQQDAFLPHVERGDIILIGATTENPSFEVNAALLSRSRVFVLEPLQPADIRQLLERALSDPRGLGGRGLSATDEALDFLAEMADGDARIALNTLEVAALSLRTGCLTKQALAESLQKKPLLYDKGGEEHYNVISAFIKSLRGSDPDAALYWLARMLEAGEDPLFIARRLVIFASEDVGNADPRGLQIAVAAMQAVHFVGLPEGRINLAQAVTYLAGAPKSNASYVGVDAALAEVRKSGALPVPLHVRNAPTRLMKDLGYGRGYRYAHDAAEAIVEQTHLPEEIAEKRFYRPTDHGYEKTIAERLRYWETLRRSK from the coding sequence ATGGAACTCTTTGAACACGGCGCCCGCAATGCCGCCGACGCTCCCTTGGCCGAGCGCATGCGCCCGCGTAACCTTACGGAGGTGGTCGGCCAACAGCATCTGCTCGCCGAAGGCAAGCTGCTCCGCCGCCTGATTGAGACCGACCAGATTGCCTCGGTGATCTTCTGGGGCCCGCCTGGCACCGGCAAGACCACCTTGGCCCAGGTCATCGCCAACTCGACGCGCAGCCGCTTCGTGTCCTTCTCGGCGGTGCTACAGGGCGTTAAGGAGGTGCGCGAAATCGTCGCCCGGGCACGGGAGGAAAAAGCCTTCCACGGCCTTCAGACCCTGTTGTTCGTCGATGAAATCCATCGATTTAACAAAGCCCAGCAAGATGCCTTTCTGCCCCATGTGGAACGCGGCGACATTATTCTCATCGGCGCCACCACCGAAAACCCCTCCTTTGAGGTAAACGCGGCACTCTTGTCGCGCTCGCGCGTCTTTGTCCTCGAACCCCTGCAGCCCGCCGACATCCGGCAATTGCTCGAGCGAGCCCTGAGCGACCCCCGCGGCCTGGGCGGCCGGGGCCTGAGCGCCACGGACGAAGCCCTGGACTTTCTCGCCGAGATGGCCGACGGCGATGCGCGCATTGCCCTCAACACCCTGGAAGTCGCTGCCCTGAGCCTGCGCACCGGCTGCCTGACCAAGCAGGCCCTGGCGGAGAGCCTGCAGAAAAAGCCCCTGCTTTACGACAAGGGCGGCGAGGAGCACTACAATGTCATCTCCGCCTTTATCAAAAGCCTGCGCGGGTCCGATCCCGATGCGGCCCTCTATTGGCTGGCGCGCATGCTGGAAGCGGGCGAGGATCCTCTCTTCATCGCCCGCCGCCTGGTGATCTTCGCCTCCGAGGATGTGGGCAACGCCGACCCGCGCGGCCTGCAAATCGCCGTGGCGGCCATGCAGGCGGTGCACTTCGTCGGTCTGCCCGAAGGGCGCATCAATCTGGCGCAGGCGGTAACCTATCTGGCCGGCGCTCCCAAAAGCAACGCATCCTATGTGGGGGTCGATGCCGCTCTCGCCGAGGTGCGAAAAAGCGGCGCCCTGCCGGTACCACTGCATGTTCGCAACGCCCCCACCCGGCTCATGAAGGATCTCGGATACGGGCGCGGCTATCGCTACGCCCACGATGCGGCCGAGGCCATCGTGGAGCAAACCCACCTGCCCGAGGAAATCGCCGAGAAGCGCTTCTATCGGCCCACCGACCACGGCTACGAAAAAACCATCGCCGAGCGCCTGCGTTATTGGGAAACCCTGCGCCGCTCCAAATAG
- a CDS encoding NAD(+)/NADH kinase: protein MKSVGIYAKKHHPDAVGFGREVMNWLQERGLEVYLEEDLARWLGQPRDYVDSEIPDRADLIVVLGGDGTLISVARHVGARMKPILGVNLGSLGFLTEITQDETFATLERVLSGDFKVSSRMMLDAVVMRGGREIARYVVLNDAVINKGALARIIDMETSVDGVFLTNFKADGLIVATPTGSTAYNLAAGGPIIYPGLSCLVISPICPHMLTNRPLIVSDRSVIRIEVKFQDQHVVLTADGQVGMPLKGGDVVELRRSEVRTLLIESPTKDYFAVLRAKLRWGER from the coding sequence ATGAAAAGTGTGGGTATTTACGCCAAGAAGCATCACCCCGATGCCGTGGGCTTCGGCCGTGAGGTCATGAACTGGCTTCAGGAGCGCGGCCTGGAAGTTTATCTGGAAGAAGACCTGGCCCGTTGGCTCGGTCAGCCGCGCGACTATGTCGACAGCGAAATCCCCGATCGTGCCGACCTGATCGTCGTGCTCGGCGGCGACGGTACCCTGATCTCCGTGGCCCGCCATGTCGGCGCGCGCATGAAACCGATTCTCGGCGTCAACCTGGGCAGCCTCGGCTTTCTGACCGAGATCACCCAGGATGAAACCTTCGCCACCCTCGAGCGGGTGCTGTCCGGCGACTTCAAGGTGTCGAGTCGCATGATGCTCGATGCCGTCGTGATGCGCGGGGGGCGTGAAATCGCGCGCTACGTGGTGCTCAACGATGCGGTCATCAACAAGGGCGCGCTGGCCCGGATCATCGATATGGAAACCTCCGTGGACGGGGTGTTCCTGACCAATTTCAAGGCCGACGGCCTGATTGTGGCGACACCGACCGGCTCGACCGCCTACAACCTGGCGGCGGGCGGACCGATCATCTACCCCGGGCTCAGTTGCCTGGTCATCTCGCCCATCTGCCCGCACATGCTCACCAATCGTCCCCTTATCGTGTCCGACCGCAGCGTGATTCGGATCGAGGTCAAATTTCAGGATCAGCACGTGGTGCTGACCGCCGACGGACAGGTTGGTATGCCCCTCAAGGGCGGCGATGTGGTGGAACTGCGTCGCTCCGAGGTCCGCACCCTGCTGATCGAGAGTCCCACCAAGGATTACTTCGCCGTCTTGCGCGCCAAGTTGCGCTGGGGCGAACGTTGA
- the recN gene encoding DNA repair protein RecN → MLTDLNIRNFAIIDQLHVSFGPGFNVLTGETGAGKSILLGAVGLLLGERARSDVVRSGEEEASVEAVFELHDAAREDVGALLAEAGIEDAQDEILIRRLFSRSGKNRIFINGCLVTLAQLQPIAEKLVTIYGQHEHQSLLRAETHLAALDTFADNAALRDEYQQTFRRLQQCRERLRALQVDERDRQSRLDLLRYQSQEITAANLELGEDEQLETERRLLQHAERLAAATGGGFERLYGQEGAACELVEQTAAELEALTAVDERLSAPAGMLREALYTLEDAAAQLRNYSTALSFDSERQNEVESRLAALAALKRKYGASLSEILKLRDQLLAELEQIDNLDGAREDLGAEITHLEEALRRVGEKLSERRREAGRLLEQRVEAQLADLSMAQARFLVVFQPSVEPLGSGLEKCEFHLAPNPGEEPRPLGRIASGGELSRIMLALRRAAPQQEAVATLIFDEVDAGIGGATATRVGEKLRALARDRQVLCVTHLPQVAAFGDRQYHIEKCERDGRTRTAVALLEGEERIREMARMLGGARITERTLEHARELIAQSA, encoded by the coding sequence ATGCTGACTGATCTCAACATCCGCAATTTTGCCATCATCGATCAACTGCATGTCAGTTTCGGTCCGGGGTTCAACGTTCTCACCGGCGAAACCGGCGCCGGCAAGTCGATCCTGCTCGGAGCGGTCGGTTTGCTGCTGGGAGAGCGCGCCCGCAGCGATGTGGTTCGCAGCGGCGAGGAAGAGGCGAGCGTCGAGGCGGTTTTCGAGTTGCACGACGCGGCCCGTGAGGACGTCGGGGCTCTTCTGGCCGAGGCTGGCATCGAGGATGCCCAGGACGAGATTCTCATTCGGCGCCTGTTCAGCCGCTCGGGAAAAAACCGCATTTTCATCAACGGTTGCCTGGTGACCCTGGCGCAATTGCAGCCGATTGCCGAAAAATTGGTGACCATTTACGGCCAGCACGAGCACCAAAGCCTGTTGCGTGCCGAGACGCATCTGGCCGCCCTAGATACCTTTGCCGACAACGCCGCGCTGCGCGACGAATACCAGCAGACCTTTCGCCGCTTGCAACAGTGCCGGGAGCGGCTGCGCGCCCTGCAGGTCGACGAGCGGGACCGGCAGAGTCGCCTGGATCTGCTCAGGTACCAGAGCCAGGAGATCACCGCGGCCAATCTGGAGTTGGGCGAGGATGAACAATTGGAGACCGAGCGCCGTCTGCTTCAGCATGCCGAGCGCCTGGCCGCGGCCACCGGCGGCGGCTTCGAGCGCCTCTATGGCCAGGAGGGCGCGGCCTGCGAGCTGGTTGAACAGACCGCCGCCGAGCTTGAGGCCCTAACGGCTGTCGATGAGCGTCTCAGCGCTCCTGCGGGTATGCTGCGCGAGGCTCTGTATACCTTGGAGGACGCGGCCGCGCAGTTGCGCAACTATTCCACGGCGCTGAGCTTTGATTCCGAACGGCAAAACGAGGTGGAGAGCCGTCTGGCCGCCCTGGCGGCTCTCAAACGCAAGTACGGCGCCTCCCTCTCCGAAATCCTCAAGCTTCGCGACCAACTCCTCGCCGAGTTGGAGCAGATAGACAATCTCGATGGGGCCCGCGAGGATCTCGGCGCCGAAATCACCCACCTTGAAGAGGCCTTGCGCCGGGTGGGCGAAAAGCTCTCGGAACGGCGCCGCGAGGCGGGGCGGCTTCTGGAACAGCGGGTCGAGGCGCAATTGGCGGATCTGTCCATGGCGCAGGCACGATTCCTGGTGGTTTTTCAGCCGTCGGTCGAGCCCTTAGGAAGCGGTTTGGAAAAGTGCGAGTTCCACCTGGCCCCCAATCCAGGTGAAGAGCCACGCCCCTTGGGGCGCATCGCTTCCGGCGGTGAACTCTCGCGCATCATGCTCGCCCTGCGGCGTGCCGCGCCCCAGCAGGAGGCGGTCGCGACCCTGATCTTCGATGAAGTCGATGCCGGAATCGGTGGAGCCACGGCAACCCGCGTCGGCGAGAAATTGCGCGCCCTGGCGCGTGATCGTCAGGTGCTGTGTGTTACCCATCTGCCCCAGGTCGCTGCTTTTGGTGATCGGCAGTACCACATCGAAAAGTGCGAACGCGACGGGCGCACCCGCACCGCCGTCGCCTTGCTTGAAGGCGAGGAACGCATTCGCGAAATGGCGCGCATGCTCGGCGGCGCCCGTATTACCGAGCGCACCCTTGAGCACGCGCGCGAGTTGATCGCCCAATCCGCCTAA
- a CDS encoding N-acetyltransferase: MIRKALIADAKAIHKLLMKYAKDGLMLPRSLAEIYENIRDIYVFEDQGQVVGTVSLNICWEDLAEVRSLAVAEEYSGRGIGRKLVEACLDEAHSFGLRRVFALTYQLEFFTRLGFHEIEKSELPHKIWSDCLKCAKFPDCDEIAVSIEL, encoded by the coding sequence ATGATCCGCAAGGCCCTGATTGCTGACGCCAAGGCCATCCATAAGCTGCTGATGAAATATGCCAAGGATGGCTTGATGTTGCCGCGCTCCCTGGCGGAGATCTATGAAAACATCCGCGATATTTATGTCTTTGAGGACCAGGGGCAGGTGGTGGGCACGGTTTCCCTCAATATCTGCTGGGAAGACCTTGCCGAGGTGCGTTCCCTGGCCGTGGCCGAGGAATATTCCGGTCGGGGAATCGGCCGCAAACTCGTAGAAGCCTGCCTCGACGAAGCACACAGCTTTGGCCTGCGCCGGGTGTTTGCCCTGACCTACCAGTTGGAATTTTTCACCCGCCTCGGTTTCCATGAAATCGAAAAAAGCGAATTGCCCCACAAAATCTGGAGTGACTGCCTCAAGTGCGCAAAATTCCCCGATTGTGACGAGATCGCGGTCAGCATCGAGCTCTAA